The sequence below is a genomic window from Halosolutus gelatinilyticus.
TCCAGCGGCTCTGAGTCGATGATGCCAGGTAGAAAGGTCCCAGTTGTTTTCGGTACGCATCTGAGCGAGGCGTTCATATTCCTCGCCATTTGGGGCGGGTTTTTGTGCTGATGCAATTGGTAGTCCGGCGAATGCCGCCCCGCCGACCGCTGCGAGGATTGACCGCCGATTCGTCTCTTTCAAGCTTGCGTTGTCGTGTTTCATTGTTCGATATACTGTGAAACGCGTGAGTCACTCTGGGTCGTCGTCGACGTAGGTTTCTCCATTGTCCATCTCAGCTTCTGAGGTAAACGTCTCGGCACGCCAATGGCCGTCCTCGGAGCCGAAGTTAAGGCCACCATCCCCGTTAGAATCAACGACGAAGCCAGTTATTGTCTCCTCCGTCCACCGGCAGTGGTAGTCCATGTAGATCTGGCGTGTCTGAGGCGAGCCACCAGTGGCGTAGAGTTTCGTATCGAACCAGGAACCAAACCGGCCGACCGAATTCATCGCGTGCCCGTCGGCATTGTAGCTGACGACCCGATAGTTGTGGCCGAGTGAGTCGATACCTTCGGCGCTGTCGGTATAATCCCCGTAGTCCTCATCGTATCCGTCGGTGAAGTTGTAGTAGCTGCCTTCAAAGCTAATGGAGACATAGTCCTCCGGAGGTTCGGCGTACGAAGACCAGCCGTCATCGAGGCTCCACTCTACCATGAGATGGTCCGTGTCCTGACCCCGCGTGTAGGTCATGTACAGTCTCGCAGTGCTTTCATAGAGGCGCTGTGAACTGGGGCCGCCATGCGCTGTTGGTTTCTTCACGGTCACCTCGTCGCCCGTGTGTTTGAAGTCCAAGCCATGGCCGGCGAGCCAACTCCTCCATTCATGGACATCCCAGCCCCTGTTTTTCCGGAGCCGCAGCGATTGTTGATAAATTCGATCCGTTGCTTTCCCCGCTCTGAAGTCGCTGCTATCGGGACCTCCTGCAGTGGCGGAAGCCGAACCTAGGCTTGCAAGCCCGGTAATCCCTGCGGAGCCTACGACCGTTCTCAGGAAATCTCTTCGTGTATTACTTCTGATATTATCTTGCTGATTCACTATGGAACCCAACTATTAATTAAAATACCATTTATATAAATGTATGTATTCTAAGTATATCTATCTATGATCATATTTACATTTACAAAAATAAAATATATTCTAATATTTATTAATAAAGAGAACTATTGGTCGGATACTTCACCCAATCGTTTACTACGAGAAAATATGTACTCATCTGAACATCAGTCGAAATACTCATTCACGCCATCGACTCGAACGACGTCACCGACCTGGTCGACTTCCGGACCGTCTACTTCGGCGCCGAGGAACTGCTCGTCACCGCGGACGTCGCGTTCGAACCCGACCTCGATACGGAGACGATCGACGAGCGCATCACCGCGATCGAACTGGCGCTGATGGACCACGACGCGCAGGTCCGGAAAGTGTACATCGAGCCCGAAACGTAACGGGCGTCTCGATCGCTCCACCGGGCCGTTCGACGACCGGCGCTATTCGATCGCGCCGGGACGTTCGACGTCCTTGTCGACGTACCCCGCCACGATCGTCGGCCCCGGCGGCCGATCGTTCAGCACCGCCGTCACGGTCGTCTCCTCCAGGTCGACCGTCGACTCGAGCGGTTTCCAGCCCGAATCGGTGTCGACGGCGACGGCGACGTCCGTCGGACTCGCCCCCGGCGGCAGTTTCGACGGATCGTAGCCGAGCGTGATCCGGACCGCTTCGATCGCCTTCAGTCCGTCCAGCCCGCGGATGTCGACGGGGTTCGCGAGCGCGTCGATCGGCCCCTCGATCGCGCTCTTCGACAGGCCGAACTCGTCGGGAACGACGCCGGCGACGACGGCGATGCTGGCGCCTCCCTGTGGCAATGTGTCCTCCGCGACCGTATCGGAATCGTACCCTGGAATGGCCACCATATTCGGGGCGAAGTGCCGGTTCGTTATGTCCCTGTACCCCGCGTACGCCGGCTGTGAGAACTGTGGTCAATTGGCATTTCGTCTCTGTTCGACTACCACGCTGAATAATTCGTAGCGGTTGGAAACACCACGAAAACCCCTGCTGCGATCGAGTCGGGGGACTCGTTGCGCGCCTCGCCTCACTTCGTTCGACTCGGTGCTAACGCCGTCCGCCTTCCCCGATCGCACTGGCCCCGTTCAGCCCCACCCGTGTCGGCTGATCGGCAGGCCACCGCGGGTGGGACTGAACGGGGCTGGCAGCATCCGGGAAGACGGGCGCCGTCTTTGCTCGCTCCGCGCGCAAAGGACTGCGAGAGCCGTAGACTCTCGCTTGGCCAGCACCGAACGGAGTGAGGTCGTTCGAAAGGCGCTGCGCGCCTTTCGTGACTGAGCGAATCGGAGATTCGCGATGTCCGCGAAACCGAAGGTTTCGCTTGATGACGAGAGACCACAGGTCTCTCGAACCACGCACAGCAAGTCCCTCGACCGGATGCTGCCAGGGGCTTTCGTTGTGATCTCATCCGGATCGCAGATGTCTTCGTCTGATCCGAACACGATCGACTCCATCTGGTCGATTGGAGTCGACGATCGAGTCCGCATCAAGAAGCGCTGAATCGAGACGAATGCTTTTATCGGAGCAGGAACCAATCACGTATCGTGTCCGAGACAGCCGGGTACATGCGCTTTTTCCCGTACGACCAGCCGTACGAGAATCAGCGCGAGGCGATGGACCGCATCTACAACTCCCTCTACCGGGGACAGGACGTCCTCTTCGAGGGGGCCTGCGGGACCGGCAAGACTCTCTCGTCGCTCGTTCCCGCCCTCGAAGTCGCCCGCGAACAGGGGAAGACGGTCGTCATCACGACCAACGTCCACCAGCAGATGCGCCAGTTCGTCGCCGAAGCCCGCGCGATCACCCGCGAAGAGCCGATTCGGGCGGTCGTGTTCAAGGGAAAATCGTCGATGTGTCACATCGACGTCGGCTACGAGGAGTGTCAGGCGCTGCGGGACAACACCCGGGCGCTCGTCGACGCCGAACGCGATAAGCAGCAACTCGAACGCCGCCAGCGGGAACTGCTCGCGGAGAGCCAGGAGGGCGACGGCGGCGCGGCCGACGCCCGATCGGCGGTGATGGACGAACTCGAGTCGATCGAGGACCGACTCGACGACCTGGCGGACCAGAACGTCTGCGAGTACTACCGCAACAACCTGACGGCGGAGACGGACGACTTCTTCGGCTGGCTCTTCGATGACGTCCGCACGCCCGAGGAGATCTACGACTACGCCGAACAACAGCAGTTCTGCGGGTACGAACTCTTAAAAGAGGGGATCGAGGGCGTCGACCTGGTCGTCTGTAACTACCATCACCTGCTCGATTCGATGATCCGCGAGCAGTTCTTCCGGTGGCTCGGCCGCGATCCCGAGGACGTGATCGCCGTCTTCGACGAGGCGCACAACGTCGAAGACGCGGCCCGCGAACACGCCACCCGCACGTGCTCGGAGCGCACGTTCGACTCCGCGCTGGACGAACTCGCCGAGACGGACGATCCTCGGGCCGAAGACGCGGTGAACGTCCTCTCGGCGTTTCACCGCGCGCTGGTCGAGACCTACGAGGACTCGTTCGGCTTCGGCGGGCGCGAACGGATCGGCGAGAACTGGGAGGACGTCCCGATCGCCAACGAGGACCGGCGGGACGACCTCACGCTCGCCTTCCTCCAGCAGTACTCGGGGCAAGGGATCGAAGGTGACCTCGAGGCGGCGACGAAACTCGGCCAGGAACTCGACGAGCAGTACGAGGAGGCCTACCGCGAGGGCGAGACGGCAACGCGGACGGAGTGCCAGACGCTGCAGGCTGCGGCGTTCGTCAGCGCGTGGCTAAACGAGGGCGCGAAAGAGGGACTCTACCCGGTCGTCTCCGTCACGCGCGACGCCGGGACCGACGAGGTCTACGGCCGCGCGGAACTGTACACCTGCCTCCCACGGCAGGTGACCGGCCGCCTGTTCGACGAGGTGTACGCGACCGTCCTGATGAGCGCCACGCTCCAGCCGTTCGACGTCACCGAGGACGTGCTGGGCCTCGAGAACCCTGTGACGATGGCGTACGGCCTCCAGTTCCCCGACTCGAACCGGCGCACGTACGCCGTCGAGACGCCGCCGCTGTTCTCGTCCGATCGCGACGATCCCGAGGTCCAGGAACGGGTCGCCGAGACGATTCACGACGCCGTCCGCATGACGCCCGGGAACACGCTCGCGTTCTTTCCGAACTACGGTGAGGCGAGTCGGTACGCCGAGCGGCTCGAATCCCGCTGCGAGAACCCGGTTTACCTCGACGAACCCGGCGTCGCTGTCGAGGACCTCCGCCGGGAGTTCGTTGCAGACGACGACGCCGTGCTCTGTACGTCGCTGTGGGGGACGCTCGCGGAGGGCGTGAGCTTCGACGGCGCCGACGCTCGGACCGTCCTCGTGGTCGGCGTCCCCTATCCGCACCTCGACGATCGCGCCGAAGCGGTTCAGGAGGCCTACGACGCGGCCTTCGAGGGCACCGAGACGGGGTGGCGCTACGCCGTCGAGATCCCGACGGTTCGGAAGACTCGTCAGGCGCTCGGGCGGGTGATCCGATCGCCCGAGGACGTCGGCGTTCGCGCGCTGCTCGATCGCCGCTACTCACGGCGGGAGAAGTCGGATCTCGGCAAGTACAGCGTCAACGGCACCTTCCCCCACGAGGACCGCGAGGAGCTGCTCGACATCCAGCCCGAGAAGCTGAAGTTCGCGATGCTGAATTTCTACGCCGATCACGGCGCGTACGACGGCGATCCGCCGGCTCCGTGACCGGTCCCGTCGCCGATTTTGCCCCTCGATCAGGGTCGCGAAAAGGCCGATCGGTCACGAGGCGCACCCTCGTCGTCACGGTACTGCGACCGGACGGTCGCGGACGGAATTGGCCGGCGATCAGGCGGGAAGGCCCACGCGGCTGACCGGCAGCCGGTAGGTGCCGTCCCAGAACTCGAGTTCGGAGACCGTCCACCGGATCGGCTCGATCTCCCGATCGGCGAGCCGTCTCGCGACCTCGCTGTCGCCGCCGCGAGCCAGCGTGACGTGGGGGACGTAGTCGCTGCCTTCGAGACCGTCGACCGCGTCGAACGTCTCGGCGAGATTCGCGTGAATCCGCTCGAGGCCCGGACTCTCGACGGCGAGGTAGACGACGGGGGCCGATCCCAGCGGCGGATCGTCGAAGTAGTCGATGCCCGTGATCTCGGCTTCGACCGCGGGAGATCCCTCGAGCGCCCGGTGGGCGCGGTGCTGGAGCCGGGAGACGTGATCGGCGTCGCCGAGGCGCTTGAGCAAACACGAGTGGTCCTCGCGAACGCGATCGAACCCGAGCAGTTCGGGGTAGAGGGCGTCCGCGAGTTCGCGGACGCGCCCCGGTACGGGGACGTTGACGCTGTACACTTCGGTCTCAGTTCGGTCGGTCGACGTATGAGTCTGGCGTTCGCTCACGGTCAGCCCGGCAGCCAGCGGGCGCCGCGCGAATCGTTCACCCGCTCGCGTTGACGTGACAGTTGAAAAACACACCGCTACCGCGGTCGGAAAGACCTATTTAGGCGGCTCTGTCATCGTTAACTAATGGACGTGAGGGGGCTCCGGGCCCTGGTTTGCCTGCTCGTGGTGGTTGGCTCGATCGCGTTCGTTCCGTTCGGTGTGGCTGCCGATGCCGGCGGGAGTGCTACCGGGATCGACGCCGCCGCGGTTCAGGAAGAGCGGAACGAGAGCGCGTGGTTAGAGGAGGCTGACGAGATCCATGTCAACGTCGTCATCCACGAGAACGGATCGGCGACGTTCACCGTCGACCATCGATATGCGATCAACGGTGACGACGGCAACGAGTCCAACGTGGAATGGGAGACGCTTCGGGAGGACGTCGAGTCGAATTCCGACGCGTACACCGATGCGCACGCGGACGACTGGCAAACCGAACTCGTCGAGGCCGAAAATCGGACGGAGCGCGAGATGGAACTCATGAACGTCTCCGTCAGAACGGACAAGAGCACCGCACCGCGGACGTTCGGCCACGTCACGTTCACCTTCACGTGGAACTCGTTTGCCCACGTCGAACTGAACCGGATCGAGGCGGGCGATTCGCTCTCCGGATTCACGCTCTCCGACGGGACCACGCTGCAGTTTCGCTGGCCCGAGGGCTACGAGACCTACGACGGCGTCGACCCCTCGCCGGACAGTCGGGACGATCGATCGGTCTTCTGGAACGGCGAGGAGACCGAGTTCACCAACGAGCAACCCCGGCTCATCCTGATCGAGAACGCGAGCGACGGGGAGGCTGCCGACACCGACGGGGGTCCGCCCATGCCCTGGCTCGCGGTCGCGGCCGCCCTCCTGTTGCTCGCGGCGGTCGGCGCCGCGGGCTGGTGGATCGGGGGCGAACGGGGGCGAACCGGCGGGCACGCCGGCGTCGACTCCGAACCGATCGACGACCCGAGCGTCGCCGCCGGCGGTTCGAACGGTCCGCCGCCGGAACTGCTGAGCAACGAAGAGCGCGTCCTGCGGTTGCTCAACCGGCGCGGCGGCCGGATCAAGCAACAGGAAGTCGTCTCGGAGTTGGACTGGACCGAAGCCAAGACGAGCCAGGTGGTCAGCAGGCTCCGCGAGGACGACCAGATCGACGTCTTCCGGATCGGTCGCGAGAACGTGCTCTCCTTGCCCGACGACGAGGAAGACGAGGACTGATCGGACGATCCCTCTTCGCGCGCCGTCCCGTCGACGGCGGCTGTAACATTTGCCGTCCCGATAGCGTTTAATAGCTCGGGCTGTGTTACCTGTACCAATGAGTCTCTCCGTCGGACCCGCCGTTGCCGGTCTCGGTACCGACGGAGCTGTTTCTCCGCGACCGCGACGACCGCGACCGGGCCTCTGAGCCCGTACTATACTACCCCCCCACGTCTCCGGTTCGTTCCCAACGTTCCAGCAATTGCCCAATTTTCCGGTTAGCGTACGCTCTAAACTTAATTTACTCGAATAAAACCAATGAATTTAAGTCCATCCTGCCGTTTCACTCGAGTACGACATGACACGCGTTGCACTCGCGTTCTCGGGCGGGCTGGACACGACCGTCTGTGTTCCGCTGCTCGAGGAGGAATACGGATACGACGACGTCATCGGCGTCACGGTCGACGTCGGACAGCCGGCCTCCGAGTTCGAAGAGGCCGAAGAAACCGCCGAGGCACTCGGCCTCGAACACTACGTCGTCGACGCGCGAGCGGAATTCGCGCAGCTCTGTCTCGAGAGCGTCCGCGCGAACGCGACCTACCAGGGCTATCCCCTCGGGACGGCGCTCGCCCGCCCCGTGATCGCGACGGCCATCCTCGAGGTGGCCGAGGAAGAGGGCTGTACCGGTATCGCCCACGGCTGTACCGGCAAGGGGAACGACCAGTTGCGGTTCGAGGCGATTTGGCGCGATTCGGATCTCGAAGTGATCGCGCCCGTGCGCGAACTCGGGCTCACGCGCGAGTGGGAACAGGAGTACGCCGCCGAACGGGACCTCCCCGTCGAGGGCGGCAGCGGCGGCGACTGGTCGATCGACACCAACCTCTGGAGCCGCTCGGTCGAGGGCGACGAACTCGAGGACCCGAGCTACGTCCCGCCGGAGGACATCTACGCGTGGACACAGGCGCCCACCGGGGAGACCCAGGAGATCGAGATCGAATTCGAGGAGGGCTACCCCGTCGCCGTCGACGGCGTCGAGTACGAGCCCGTCGAACTCGTCGAGCACTTGAACGGCGTGGCCGGGGCGTACGGCGTCGGACGCACCGACTCGATGGAAGACCGCATGCTCGGACTGAAAGTTCGCGAGAACTACGAGCACCCGGCCGCGACGACGCTGCTCAACGCCCACGAGGGGCTCGAGGGGCTCGTCCTTACACAGGAAGAACGCGAGTTCAAGCAGCTGATCGATCAGAAGTGGTCGAAGAAGGGCTACGAGGGGCTGATAGACGCGCCGCTCGTGGACGCGCTCGAAGGCTTTATCGAGGAAACCCAGCAGCGCGTCACCGGCACGGTGACGATTCGCTTCGAGGGCGGACAGGCCCGCGTCGTCGCTCGCGACAGCGAGTACGCCGCCTACTCGGCCGAGCACGCCTCCTTCGACACCGAGACGGTCGGCAAGATCACGCAGGAGGACGCCACCGGGGTCGCGAAGTACCACGGCTTCCAGCGCCGCCTCGCGAACGAAGCGATCGCCGCGAACGCGGCCGCCGAGGAGGAAGTCGAACTCGCTCCCGACGGCGGGAGCGAAACCGACGCCGAGGACGAGTAACCATGACCGAGGAGAGCGCTCACGACGGCGAATCCGCTCGCGATCGGATCGTCCGAACGGACGGCGGCAGCGATCAGGGCGTCGTCCGACGGGACCGCTTCAGCGGCGGCCCCGCCCGGAGCTTCCTCTCCTCGCTCGTGGCCGACGAACGAATCTTCGAGGCCGATCTCGAGGTCGATCGCGCCCACGTGATCATGCTCGCCGAGCAGGGAATCGTCGAGGACGACGTTGCGGGCCGGATCCTCACCGCGCTGGATGCGATCGAGGTCGACGGCCACGCCTCGCTGCCCGACGGCGAGGACGTCCACGAGGCGATCGAGACGGCCGTCATCGAGCGGATCGGCGAGGCGGGCGGGAAGATGCACACCGCGCGCTCGCGCAACGACGAGGTCGCGGCCTGCATCCGGTATCGCGTGCGCGAGGACGTTCTCGACGCGATCGAGACGACGATCGCGCTGCGCGAGGCGCTGGCAGCGGTCGCCGACGCACACCGGGAGACGATCATGCCCGGCTACACGCACCTCCAGCCCGCCCAGCCGACTACCGTCGCGCACTGGGCGCTCTCCTACGAAGGCGCGGTTCGTCGCGACACCGAACGCCTGTTCGAGGCGTACGGCCGGATCAACGAATCACCCCTCGGCGGGGCCGCGTTCGCCGGGACGACGTTCGAGATCGATCGCGAGCGTACGGCCGAACTGCTCGGCTTCGACGGCGGTCCCGCGAGCGGCACGAGGGGGACCTCGGCGGAGCAGCGCTCCGCCGTTGTGATCGAGAACTCGATGGACGCCTCCTCGAGCCGGGACTTCCTGCTCGAGACGGTGCAGGCGCTGTCGACCCACGCGACGACGCTGTCGGGAATCGCGGAGGACCTCATCGTCTTCGCGAACCGCGCCTTCGTTTCCCTCTCGGACGACTACTCGTCGACGTCGTCGATCATGCCCCAGAAGAAAAACCCCGACACGTTGGAGCTCGTCCGCGCGGTCGCGGGCGACGCAGCGGGCGGGGTCCAAGGGCTGACGACGACGCTCAAGGGTCTCCCCCGCGCGTACAACCGCGATCTCCAGCGGGCGACGACCCACGCCTGGGAGACCGTCGACGCGGTGATCGAGGCGAGCGAGGTCGCGGCCGGCGCGATCGCAACGGCCGACTGGAACGAGGACGCCCTCGCGGCGGAGGCCGGCGCGGGCTTCTCGACGGCGACCGGCGTCGCCGACCTGCTGGCGGCGAACGGGTTGCCGTTCCGGACGGCGCACGAAGTGGTCGCGATCGCGGCGGAGAACGGCGCGGACTACGATGCGATCGACGCCGCTGCGGCGGAGGTCCTCGGCGAACCGATCGACTCGTTCGTCGATCCCGAGGCCGTGGCGGCAGCCCTCGATCCCGCAGAGAGCGTGGCGACTCGCGACTCGCGGGGCGGTCCCGCCCCCGAGGTCGTCGCGGACCAACTCGATGACGCGCGCGACGCGCTCGCGAGCCACGAGGCGACGCTCGACGAAACGAGCGAGGCGATCGAGGCCGCACACGCGGCGCTTCGCGAGGAGGTGAACGAGTATGTTTGAGGTCGCGTTTCGACCAACAATTCCGATTCGGCCACCCTCGCCGTTCGCAGATTCCGATCGCGGGATCTGCGGGCGAGCGGGAGTTCCACTCCCGCCGCCGTCCCCTCCCGGGGACGTATTACCTATCACATGATATGTGAAACGAAAATTTGCCGGAAAATCGCCTTTTCAAACCGTTAGCGGGTAGTGTCCATACTGTAATCTTGTTGTTAAGTTCGAAGGGTTTAAGGGATACCGGCTCCCAGTTGCGAGTACAATGACCGAATGCGTCGAGTGTGGGGCCGAAGTGTCCCTGCACGACGATCTGGAAGTTGGAGAGATCGTTGACTGTACGACCTGCGGTGCCGAGCTGGAAGTCGTCGACACCGAGCCACCAGTCCTCGAGC
It includes:
- a CDS encoding ATP-dependent DNA helicase — encoded protein: MRFFPYDQPYENQREAMDRIYNSLYRGQDVLFEGACGTGKTLSSLVPALEVAREQGKTVVITTNVHQQMRQFVAEARAITREEPIRAVVFKGKSSMCHIDVGYEECQALRDNTRALVDAERDKQQLERRQRELLAESQEGDGGAADARSAVMDELESIEDRLDDLADQNVCEYYRNNLTAETDDFFGWLFDDVRTPEEIYDYAEQQQFCGYELLKEGIEGVDLVVCNYHHLLDSMIREQFFRWLGRDPEDVIAVFDEAHNVEDAAREHATRTCSERTFDSALDELAETDDPRAEDAVNVLSAFHRALVETYEDSFGFGGRERIGENWEDVPIANEDRRDDLTLAFLQQYSGQGIEGDLEAATKLGQELDEQYEEAYREGETATRTECQTLQAAAFVSAWLNEGAKEGLYPVVSVTRDAGTDEVYGRAELYTCLPRQVTGRLFDEVYATVLMSATLQPFDVTEDVLGLENPVTMAYGLQFPDSNRRTYAVETPPLFSSDRDDPEVQERVAETIHDAVRMTPGNTLAFFPNYGEASRYAERLESRCENPVYLDEPGVAVEDLRREFVADDDAVLCTSLWGTLAEGVSFDGADARTVLVVGVPYPHLDDRAEAVQEAYDAAFEGTETGWRYAVEIPTVRKTRQALGRVIRSPEDVGVRALLDRRYSRREKSDLGKYSVNGTFPHEDREELLDIQPEKLKFAMLNFYADHGAYDGDPPAP
- the lysW gene encoding lysine biosynthesis protein LysW, with the protein product MTECVECGAEVSLHDDLEVGEIVDCTTCGAELEVVDTEPPVLERAPELEEDWGE
- a CDS encoding 2'-5' RNA ligase family protein, whose product is MYSVNVPVPGRVRELADALYPELLGFDRVREDHSCLLKRLGDADHVSRLQHRAHRALEGSPAVEAEITGIDYFDDPPLGSAPVVYLAVESPGLERIHANLAETFDAVDGLEGSDYVPHVTLARGGDSEVARRLADREIEPIRWTVSELEFWDGTYRLPVSRVGLPA
- a CDS encoding argininosuccinate synthase, with protein sequence MTRVALAFSGGLDTTVCVPLLEEEYGYDDVIGVTVDVGQPASEFEEAEETAEALGLEHYVVDARAEFAQLCLESVRANATYQGYPLGTALARPVIATAILEVAEEEGCTGIAHGCTGKGNDQLRFEAIWRDSDLEVIAPVRELGLTREWEQEYAAERDLPVEGGSGGDWSIDTNLWSRSVEGDELEDPSYVPPEDIYAWTQAPTGETQEIEIEFEEGYPVAVDGVEYEPVELVEHLNGVAGAYGVGRTDSMEDRMLGLKVRENYEHPAATTLLNAHEGLEGLVLTQEEREFKQLIDQKWSKKGYEGLIDAPLVDALEGFIEETQQRVTGTVTIRFEGGQARVVARDSEYAAYSAEHASFDTETVGKITQEDATGVAKYHGFQRRLANEAIAANAAAEEEVELAPDGGSETDAEDE
- the argH gene encoding argininosuccinate lyase produces the protein MTEESAHDGESARDRIVRTDGGSDQGVVRRDRFSGGPARSFLSSLVADERIFEADLEVDRAHVIMLAEQGIVEDDVAGRILTALDAIEVDGHASLPDGEDVHEAIETAVIERIGEAGGKMHTARSRNDEVAACIRYRVREDVLDAIETTIALREALAAVADAHRETIMPGYTHLQPAQPTTVAHWALSYEGAVRRDTERLFEAYGRINESPLGGAAFAGTTFEIDRERTAELLGFDGGPASGTRGTSAEQRSAVVIENSMDASSSRDFLLETVQALSTHATTLSGIAEDLIVFANRAFVSLSDDYSSTSSIMPQKKNPDTLELVRAVAGDAAGGVQGLTTTLKGLPRAYNRDLQRATTHAWETVDAVIEASEVAAGAIATADWNEDALAAEAGAGFSTATGVADLLAANGLPFRTAHEVVAIAAENGADYDAIDAAAAEVLGEPIDSFVDPEAVAAALDPAESVATRDSRGGPAPEVVADQLDDARDALASHEATLDETSEAIEAAHAALREEVNEYV
- a CDS encoding helix-turn-helix transcriptional regulator, translated to MDVRGLRALVCLLVVVGSIAFVPFGVAADAGGSATGIDAAAVQEERNESAWLEEADEIHVNVVIHENGSATFTVDHRYAINGDDGNESNVEWETLREDVESNSDAYTDAHADDWQTELVEAENRTEREMELMNVSVRTDKSTAPRTFGHVTFTFTWNSFAHVELNRIEAGDSLSGFTLSDGTTLQFRWPEGYETYDGVDPSPDSRDDRSVFWNGEETEFTNEQPRLILIENASDGEAADTDGGPPMPWLAVAAALLLLAAVGAAGWWIGGERGRTGGHAGVDSEPIDDPSVAAGGSNGPPPELLSNEERVLRLLNRRGGRIKQQEVVSELDWTEAKTSQVVSRLREDDQIDVFRIGRENVLSLPDDEEDED